The Bernardetia litoralis DSM 6794 genome includes a window with the following:
- a CDS encoding T9SS C-terminal target domain-containing protein, whose product MSYSQFDRHTHNETDPEPCATDIIHQRKLAQDPEYRANYEKMNNELRDYIQNSSNQRREGDLIIIPLVVHVMHTGGAIGSVYNPTDARINDMIAYLNQMYRNQTPFNTANGVDVEIQFELAQRTENCTATTGINRVDASVVAGYDAGGINLDAGQPGVPEIQIKDLSRWSNTDYYNIWLVNKFNGVDGTVPGVPFTAGYAYFPGANANIDGTVMLATQINPGEITLPHEIGHALQLYHTFQGSGGVGICSPNADCTTQGDFVCDTAPHDANQFQCTNNACDADLTVLENTMSYSGCQDKFTDGQRTRMRAALETQRPGLISSLGSVPPPASLPAVACIPTAGTPSFSGMERVRFNTIDVTSGAADDEGSYVDRSCGQGTTVLAGSTHELKVNSFFTNSHKVRAYIDYNNDGDFDDAGEEVLTSDSGIEHTSSVIIPITGVPFNQPLRMRVVGDFQGNTTPTACTVDQGQAEDFSVIIESNLPCDITAITAGTQTACEPTTNEYTQEVTVTFANEPSSGNLVVNGQVFPLTASPQTVTLVGLDSDGLGVDVTATFSENGTCPFTETALFIAPDACEPRITLGTITPTTYCAGETISIPFTAGGTFNAGNTFTAQLSSAGGNFVASIATQAGTNPITITIPTTAANGTGYKIRVFSSSPSLISNESPAFTINALPLNRTIIANPNTVNTGQGANIDIANSQTGVTYQLQNVTTGNTNVGTPVAGTGGLISIPTGNLTATTDFRVIATNAATCERTLNTTTVTVVVPCTISAITEGITGVCNSTTNLYSKEVTITYIVPPATGDLVVNGQNFPITTSPQTVILTGLTANGNSVDVTASFSDDAACTFTQTNAFTAPTPCNIPTIILGTITPTEYCPTATISVPFTFSGAFGASNTFTAQLSDENGNFVTPLVENTFNSPISLFIPASATASTNYKVRVIGSDPFATSAEFGITVLPLPLDRTIIANPAIIALGSSSNIEIPNSQTTVNYQLQDVSNGNANIGTPQTGTGGTLSIPTGNLTSTTDFRVVATNIITGCERVLNTTTVTINAPEINVISNSTSILNGDITPSTADNTDFGSQLTCNGFVRKTFTIQNTGTLDLDISDISVTGTDFTFPLPTFPLTIAAGSNQDIVITFDPSVDGNQTQTLTILSNDNDEATYTFDIKGFGETDTEDPTITAPTTVSTNTDAGICTASGVALGIPTVNDNCGNPTITNNAPLVFPSGNTNVVWTATDAAGNTASATQIVTVVDNQNPIITAPTNVNVSCPADVILGTPTSTDNCGINSTINDAPTTFPYGITTVTWTVEDFAGNTATASQTVTVNDTQNPTISTPADIAVGCPNNVVLVNPITNDNCTVASLTNDAPAIFPQGITTVTWTVTDEAGNTATSSNTVTVNDITNPTITAPTNLNLSCDDAVVLGNPITDDDCGVASVTNDAPIAPATYPLGITTVTWTVTDNSGNIATATQTVIISDTENPTITAPFSVVVPTDAGICTASSVVLGTPTTADNCGIASVTNDAPSIFPLGTTDVTWTVVDNAGNTATAIQPVTVLDRINPTMTNPVTANLLTDIDACTATNNLAIPATNDNCTIASVTSNAPTDFPIGTTIVTWTATDAAGNIITRTQTVNVVRNPASVTVTMSSPDTVICTNETTIFEATGATSYVFYRNGVEVSTSSTYEPPAGTFQNGDQVWVIGQTNSCPDTTRKMTVLVNDLPVVDLGVDKYKCSTDTTFFAAPINADYIYDWKTLDDNGDVISVGNGNDTLFVTDTGTYFVIITNTITGCSNISNQVKVFNYDDNVVVDLGEDKTICDPVDLPYRLVGSDLSHLTGTTYEWYVAGDNTIIGTDSILDVTAENTYSIVVQDPRGCEISDTIRINFTPTPDFVITGAENPNCDTFDTLYIERTNVRDMTINWFGNGIVSTSADNKTIIVNVSGIYTATITDNSTDANCTYSQSVEVFVRPNIDLGISATSDTLRLCEGDSLVLDAFRPEHNNNFDYQWRIIESNQVVSTNSKIAINYEMVNNFTANRFEVKVTDPNLIGGGSCSVLDTVIVRFDRKTGVEIDSNFIKTLCLGQTQTLTATGADAYEWSNGETSSTIEVTPTEAGYYTFIAKGTFNASLCGASADTIKFRVVNVPELSVPETLVICENDSIEVDAFLPSHQPRYVYEWTNETTGEIIDTLALHVFKQDSANITYQPQTFKVGVYDTLGGGRCGIESLITVTFSRSATPTITASDTLVCVGEEITLTAEGATNFTWNTGETTQSITVSSDSAGIFRYTVLGSYGEGENVCDSLGTSILIQFKDVPTIQLNQNDTVSICVGDSIQFIASGGTSYMWSHTPTETGDTVVVYPTDTTMYVVTGFDTLGCSSTDTVVVLAQPQIDLGADQQLCKGDTTIIGAPRPYGATYLWSTGATTDSIAVTFGGDYFVEVKINECSYTDTVNISYVNPPQLVAVDTVLCFEDEESRLIFHELGVKIKNYDSTARYRYQWIDETGEIVGEDSLLSTKYGGNYLVRVTAEYETSCNAMTSMVITASCEPELYIPTAFTPNNDYLNDEWELFGRYYENLRITVLDRWGMIVYESYTETSSDEIEFWNGQYKGKQVPAGVYYYEITYNSPKEKSQTVKQVGAVTVIY is encoded by the coding sequence TTGTCTTATTCTCAATTTGATAGACATACACATAATGAAACTGACCCAGAACCGTGTGCAACCGATATTATTCATCAAAGAAAATTAGCTCAAGACCCAGAATATAGAGCAAATTACGAAAAGATGAACAATGAGTTGAGAGATTATATTCAGAATTCATCAAATCAAAGAAGAGAAGGAGATTTGATTATCATTCCTTTGGTTGTTCATGTAATGCACACAGGAGGTGCAATAGGTTCGGTTTATAATCCAACCGATGCACGAATTAACGATATGATAGCTTATCTGAACCAAATGTATCGCAATCAAACACCCTTCAATACAGCAAATGGTGTAGATGTAGAAATACAATTTGAACTAGCGCAAAGAACTGAAAATTGTACAGCTACAACTGGAATTAATAGAGTAGATGCAAGTGTGGTTGCAGGTTATGATGCTGGTGGTATTAATTTAGATGCAGGACAACCAGGTGTACCCGAAATACAAATTAAAGATTTGAGCCGTTGGTCAAATACGGATTATTACAATATTTGGTTAGTAAATAAATTTAATGGTGTAGATGGTACTGTACCAGGTGTGCCATTTACGGCAGGTTATGCTTATTTTCCAGGGGCAAATGCAAATATAGATGGAACTGTAATGCTTGCTACCCAAATTAATCCAGGCGAAATTACGCTTCCTCATGAGATTGGACATGCTTTACAACTTTATCATACTTTTCAAGGAAGTGGAGGCGTAGGTATTTGTTCGCCTAATGCAGATTGTACTACACAGGGCGATTTTGTATGTGATACAGCACCTCATGATGCAAATCAATTTCAATGTACAAATAATGCTTGTGATGCAGATTTGACAGTTTTGGAAAATACGATGTCATATTCGGGTTGTCAAGATAAATTTACAGATGGGCAAAGAACTCGTATGCGTGCAGCTTTAGAAACTCAACGACCAGGGCTTATTTCGTCTTTGGGTAGTGTTCCTCCTCCTGCTTCTTTACCAGCAGTTGCTTGTATTCCAACAGCAGGAACTCCTAGCTTCTCGGGAATGGAAAGAGTGCGTTTTAATACAATTGATGTTACTTCTGGTGCAGCAGATGATGAAGGAAGCTATGTTGATAGAAGCTGTGGACAGGGAACAACTGTACTTGCAGGAAGCACTCATGAATTAAAGGTAAATAGCTTCTTTACTAATTCTCATAAAGTCAGAGCTTATATTGATTATAACAATGATGGAGATTTTGATGATGCAGGAGAAGAAGTATTAACTTCAGATTCTGGAATAGAACATACTTCAAGTGTAATCATTCCAATAACAGGAGTTCCATTCAATCAGCCTTTACGAATGAGAGTTGTAGGAGATTTTCAAGGAAATACGACCCCAACTGCTTGTACAGTTGATCAAGGACAAGCCGAAGATTTCTCAGTAATCATTGAGTCAAATTTGCCTTGTGATATAACAGCAATCACGGCAGGAACTCAAACAGCCTGTGAACCTACAACAAATGAATATACTCAAGAAGTAACTGTAACTTTTGCAAATGAACCTTCTAGTGGAAATTTAGTAGTAAATGGACAAGTATTTCCACTTACTGCAAGCCCTCAAACAGTAACTTTAGTAGGTCTTGACTCTGATGGATTAGGCGTTGATGTAACAGCTACTTTTTCAGAAAATGGAACATGTCCTTTTACAGAAACTGCTTTATTTATTGCGCCTGATGCCTGTGAACCTAGAATTACTTTAGGTACAATCACACCAACCACTTATTGTGCAGGAGAAACAATCAGTATTCCTTTTACAGCAGGAGGAACATTTAATGCAGGAAATACTTTTACAGCTCAATTATCTTCAGCAGGAGGGAATTTTGTTGCTTCTATTGCAACACAAGCAGGAACAAATCCAATAACGATTACAATTCCTACAACAGCAGCAAATGGAACAGGGTATAAAATTCGTGTTTTTTCTTCTAGTCCGAGTCTAATTAGTAATGAATCTCCAGCTTTTACAATCAATGCACTTCCTTTAAATAGAACAATAATTGCAAATCCCAATACAGTAAATACAGGACAAGGTGCAAATATTGATATTGCTAATTCTCAAACAGGAGTAACTTATCAACTGCAAAATGTAACAACAGGAAATACAAATGTAGGTACACCAGTAGCAGGAACAGGAGGATTAATTTCAATTCCAACAGGAAACCTAACAGCTACGACAGACTTTAGAGTAATTGCAACAAATGCAGCAACTTGTGAACGTACATTGAATACTACAACGGTTACTGTTGTAGTTCCTTGTACTATTTCTGCCATTACAGAAGGAATAACAGGAGTTTGTAATTCTACAACAAATTTGTATTCTAAAGAAGTTACAATTACATACATAGTTCCACCAGCAACAGGAGATTTGGTAGTAAATGGACAAAATTTCCCAATTACCACAAGCCCTCAAACAGTAATACTAACAGGACTTACAGCCAATGGAAACTCAGTAGATGTAACGGCTTCTTTTTCAGATGATGCAGCTTGTACATTTACTCAAACGAATGCTTTTACAGCACCTACTCCTTGTAATATTCCGACAATTATTTTAGGAACAATTACACCAACAGAGTATTGTCCAACAGCAACTATTAGTGTTCCTTTTACTTTTTCTGGAGCTTTTGGTGCTAGTAATACATTTACAGCTCAATTATCTGATGAAAATGGGAATTTTGTTACTCCTTTAGTTGAAAATACATTTAATAGTCCAATTTCTTTATTTATTCCTGCTTCGGCAACAGCATCTACAAATTATAAAGTGCGTGTAATTGGCTCTGACCCTTTTGCTACAAGTGCAGAATTTGGAATTACTGTTTTACCTTTGCCATTAGATAGAACAATAATTGCAAACCCTGCTATTATTGCTTTGGGTTCTTCTTCAAATATAGAAATTCCAAATTCTCAAACTACTGTAAACTACCAATTACAAGACGTTTCGAATGGTAATGCAAATATAGGAACACCACAAACAGGAACAGGAGGAACACTTTCTATTCCAACAGGAAACCTAACTTCTACAACTGATTTTAGAGTAGTTGCTACAAATATAATTACAGGTTGTGAAAGAGTATTGAATACAACAACAGTTACCATTAATGCACCTGAAATAAATGTAATCAGTAATTCAACTTCTATTTTGAATGGAGATATTACACCAAGTACAGCAGATAATACAGATTTTGGAAGTCAGCTTACTTGTAATGGATTTGTTCGCAAAACATTTACTATCCAAAATACTGGAACTCTTGATTTAGATATTAGTGATATTTCTGTAACAGGAACTGATTTTACATTTCCTTTACCTACTTTCCCTTTGACTATTGCAGCAGGAAGTAATCAAGATATTGTCATTACTTTTGACCCTTCTGTTGATGGTAATCAAACTCAAACACTTACTATTTTGAGTAATGATAATGATGAAGCAACTTACACTTTTGATATAAAAGGATTTGGAGAAACTGATACAGAAGACCCAACAATTACAGCACCAACAACAGTTAGCACAAATACTGATGCAGGAATTTGTACAGCTTCTGGAGTTGCTTTAGGAATACCAACAGTAAATGATAATTGTGGAAACCCAACTATTACAAATAATGCTCCTTTAGTTTTTCCAAGTGGAAATACAAATGTAGTTTGGACAGCAACTGATGCAGCAGGAAATACAGCTTCTGCTACTCAAATAGTTACTGTTGTGGATAATCAAAACCCAATAATCACAGCACCAACAAACGTAAATGTAAGTTGCCCTGCTGATGTAATTTTGGGAACGCCTACTTCTACTGATAATTGTGGAATTAATTCTACTATAAATGATGCGCCTACAACTTTTCCGTATGGAATTACAACGGTAACTTGGACAGTAGAAGATTTTGCAGGAAATACAGCCACAGCATCACAAACTGTAACAGTAAACGATACACAAAATCCGACTATTTCTACACCAGCTGATATTGCAGTAGGTTGTCCTAATAATGTAGTTTTGGTAAATCCTATTACAAATGATAATTGTACAGTTGCAAGTCTGACAAATGATGCACCTGCAATATTTCCACAAGGAATAACAACTGTAACTTGGACAGTAACTGATGAAGCAGGAAATACAGCCACTTCTTCAAATACAGTAACCGTAAATGATATTACAAATCCTACAATTACAGCACCTACAAACCTAAATCTGAGTTGTGACGATGCTGTAGTTTTGGGAAATCCAATTACTGATGATGACTGTGGAGTTGCAAGTGTTACAAATGATGCACCTATTGCTCCAGCTACTTATCCATTAGGAATTACAACAGTAACTTGGACAGTAACAGATAATTCGGGAAATATTGCAACTGCTACACAAACAGTTATAATTTCAGATACAGAAAACCCAACAATTACAGCTCCTTTTAGTGTTGTTGTTCCTACTGATGCAGGAATTTGTACGGCTTCTAGTGTTGTTTTAGGAACTCCAACAACAGCAGATAATTGTGGAATTGCAAGTGTTACGAATGATGCACCTTCTATTTTTCCATTAGGAACAACAGATGTAACTTGGACAGTTGTAGATAATGCAGGAAATACAGCAACAGCAATACAACCTGTAACTGTTTTGGATAGAATTAATCCTACAATGACAAATCCTGTAACTGCAAATTTATTAACAGATATTGATGCTTGTACAGCTACAAATAATCTTGCAATACCAGCAACAAATGACAACTGTACAATTGCAAGTGTTACCAGCAATGCACCAACAGATTTTCCTATCGGAACAACAATTGTAACTTGGACAGCAACCGATGCAGCAGGAAATATAATTACAAGAACACAAACAGTAAATGTGGTTCGCAATCCAGCTTCTGTAACTGTAACAATGTCTTCTCCTGATACCGTTATCTGTACTAATGAAACAACTATTTTTGAAGCAACTGGAGCAACAAGTTATGTCTTTTATAGAAATGGTGTAGAAGTTTCGACAAGTTCTACTTATGAGCCACCAGCTGGAACATTCCAAAATGGTGACCAAGTTTGGGTAATTGGTCAAACAAATAGTTGTCCTGACACAACTCGTAAAATGACTGTTCTTGTTAATGATTTGCCAGTGGTAGATTTGGGAGTAGATAAATATAAATGTAGTACAGATACTACTTTCTTTGCAGCTCCAATCAATGCAGATTATATTTATGATTGGAAAACATTGGATGATAATGGAGATGTTATTTCTGTTGGTAATGGAAATGATACGCTTTTTGTAACAGATACAGGAACTTATTTTGTCATTATTACAAATACAATTACAGGTTGTTCTAATATTAGTAATCAAGTAAAAGTATTTAATTATGATGATAATGTAGTTGTAGATTTGGGCGAAGACAAAACAATTTGTGACCCTGTTGATTTGCCTTATCGTTTGGTGGGAAGTGATTTGTCACATCTTACAGGAACAACTTATGAATGGTATGTTGCTGGAGATAATACAATCATTGGTACTGATTCTATTCTTGATGTAACAGCTGAAAATACATATAGCATTGTTGTTCAAGACCCAAGAGGATGTGAAATAAGTGATACTATTCGTATTAATTTTACACCAACTCCAGATTTTGTAATTACAGGAGCTGAAAATCCGAATTGTGATACTTTTGATACACTTTATATTGAACGTACCAATGTTAGAGATATGACAATTAATTGGTTTGGAAATGGAATTGTTTCTACTTCAGCAGATAATAAAACCATTATTGTTAATGTAAGTGGAATTTATACAGCTACAATTACAGATAATAGCACAGATGCAAATTGTACTTATTCTCAATCTGTGGAAGTATTTGTTCGTCCAAATATTGATTTGGGAATTTCTGCTACTAGCGATACACTTCGTCTTTGTGAAGGAGATTCTTTAGTTTTAGATGCTTTCCGTCCAGAACACAATAATAATTTTGATTATCAATGGAGAATTATTGAAAGTAATCAAGTAGTTTCTACAAACTCAAAAATTGCTATCAATTATGAAATGGTAAATAATTTTACAGCAAATCGTTTTGAAGTAAAAGTAACTGACCCAAATCTTATAGGTGGTGGAAGTTGTTCTGTCTTGGATACTGTAATTGTTCGTTTTGACAGAAAAACAGGAGTAGAAATTGATTCTAATTTCATAAAAACATTGTGTTTAGGACAAACTCAAACACTTACAGCAACAGGAGCAGATGCCTATGAATGGAGTAATGGAGAAACCTCTTCAACTATTGAAGTTACACCAACAGAAGCAGGATATTATACCTTTATTGCAAAGGGAACTTTTAATGCAAGTCTTTGTGGTGCAAGTGCAGATACAATCAAATTTAGAGTTGTCAATGTTCCTGAATTATCTGTACCCGAAACTCTTGTTATTTGTGAGAATGATTCAATTGAAGTAGATGCTTTCTTACCTTCTCATCAACCTCGTTATGTGTATGAATGGACAAACGAAACAACAGGAGAAATAATTGATACTTTAGCTCTTCATGTTTTCAAACAAGATTCTGCAAATATTACTTATCAGCCTCAAACTTTCAAAGTTGGTGTTTATGATACTTTAGGTGGTGGGCGTTGTGGAATAGAAAGTTTGATAACAGTTACTTTCTCAAGAAGTGCAACACCAACTATCACAGCATCAGATACGCTTGTTTGTGTAGGCGAAGAAATTACACTTACAGCAGAAGGAGCAACTAACTTTACATGGAATACAGGCGAAACAACACAATCAATAACAGTTTCTTCAGATTCGGCAGGAATATTTAGATATACTGTTTTGGGAAGTTATGGAGAAGGTGAAAATGTTTGTGATAGCTTAGGAACAAGTATTTTGATTCAATTTAAAGATGTTCCGACAATTCAATTAAATCAAAATGATACAGTTAGTATTTGTGTTGGAGATTCAATTCAATTTATCGCAAGTGGTGGAACTTCTTATATGTGGTCACATACACCAACTGAAACAGGAGATACCGTTGTTGTTTATCCAACTGATACAACAATGTATGTGGTTACTGGATTTGATACATTGGGTTGTTCTTCCACTGATACGGTTGTTGTTTTGGCTCAACCTCAAATTGACTTAGGGGCAGACCAGCAGCTTTGTAAAGGAGATACAACAATTATTGGTGCGCCTCGTCCTTATGGAGCGACTTATTTGTGGAGTACTGGAGCAACAACAGATTCAATTGCAGTTACGTTTGGAGGAGATTATTTCGTAGAAGTAAAAATAAATGAATGTAGCTATACTGATACAGTCAATATTTCTTATGTAAATCCTCCTCAATTAGTTGCCGTAGATACTGTACTTTGTTTTGAAGATGAAGAATCAAGATTAATATTCCACGAATTGGGAGTAAAAATCAAAAATTATGATTCTACTGCAAGATACCGTTATCAGTGGATTGATGAAACGGGCGAAATTGTAGGCGAAGATTCTCTATTAAGTACAAAATATGGTGGAAATTATTTAGTCAGAGTAACAGCAGAATATGAAACTTCTTGTAACGCAATGACAAGTATGGTAATAACAGCAAGTTGCGAACCTGAACTTTATATTCCAACAGCCTTTACACCAAATAATGATTATCTAAATGACGAATGGGAGCTTTTTGGACGTTATTATGAAAATCTGCGTATCACAGTTCTTGACCGTTGGGGAATGATTGTGTATGAATCTTATACAGAAACTTCATCTGATGAAATTGAATTTTGGAATGGACAATACAAAGGAAAACAAGTTCCTGCTGGTGTTTATTACTATGAAATCACATATAACAGTCCAAAAGAAAAGAGCCAAACTGTTAAACAAGTAGGTGCAGTTACTGTGATTTATTAA
- a CDS encoding metallophosphoesterase produces the protein MINYVCVSDLHLGAASSLMTYVDSNSFQIDPQKPSPTLAEWVKCMDKIISETNPKGTKKPKLILNGDIMELALSNTNETAMAFEQFVKLIFPADKNAEEWVFDTEMHFLPGNHDHHLWEKARETQYINYIEKLPPNSYLPIPWHTTKMYKPNAIPDYFMNGIMQRQSHLKEANVCVSTIYPNYIVTNEDKSKGVIFSHGHYIESLYTLMSDLKTMIFPDRFRPQDMWDIEAENFAWIDFFWSTMGRSGEVGKDIELIYNKMQEPKELRKLTDNLAESIAERWQKNPLKEMATEKILEWLLGEVFEKIANSERGVPNKVLDDKTKAGLTDFIEKPVLLQMRAEMGQIPPRLSFIFGHTHKPFEKMMTFGGFPQAVKVYNDGGWVVDTVEQQAFHGGAVVLVDDNLDCLSLRMYNEGKYEVSVAEAKYDTEEHSKFFKTISNLIDNEHEPFASFCKVIEKEVAIRHAYLRSSVES, from the coding sequence ATGATAAATTACGTTTGTGTTTCTGATTTGCATTTGGGAGCAGCTTCTAGCTTAATGACTTATGTAGATTCAAATAGTTTTCAGATTGACCCACAAAAACCCAGTCCAACACTTGCAGAATGGGTAAAATGTATGGATAAAATCATTTCTGAAACGAATCCAAAAGGAACAAAAAAACCAAAACTAATTCTTAATGGTGATATTATGGAACTTGCTCTTTCAAATACCAACGAAACAGCAATGGCTTTTGAGCAATTTGTTAAATTAATTTTTCCTGCTGATAAAAATGCAGAAGAATGGGTTTTTGATACAGAAATGCACTTTTTACCTGGTAATCATGACCATCATCTATGGGAAAAAGCACGAGAAACACAGTACATAAATTATATCGAAAAACTTCCACCAAATAGTTATTTACCTATTCCTTGGCACACTACCAAAATGTATAAACCCAATGCTATTCCTGATTATTTTATGAATGGAATTATGCAAAGGCAATCTCATTTGAAAGAAGCTAATGTTTGTGTTTCGACGATTTATCCAAATTATATTGTAACTAATGAAGATAAAAGTAAAGGTGTTATTTTTTCACACGGACATTATATAGAATCGCTCTATACATTGATGAGTGATTTAAAAACAATGATTTTTCCTGACCGTTTTCGCCCTCAAGACATGTGGGATATTGAAGCTGAAAATTTTGCTTGGATAGATTTCTTTTGGTCGACAATGGGGCGTTCTGGTGAAGTAGGAAAAGATATTGAACTGATTTATAATAAGATGCAAGAGCCTAAAGAACTCCGAAAGCTAACCGACAATTTAGCTGAAAGTATTGCAGAACGCTGGCAAAAAAATCCTTTAAAAGAAATGGCAACTGAAAAAATATTAGAGTGGCTATTAGGTGAAGTTTTTGAAAAAATCGCAAACTCTGAACGTGGTGTCCCCAACAAAGTATTAGATGATAAAACAAAAGCAGGACTGACTGATTTTATAGAAAAACCTGTTCTTTTACAAATGAGAGCTGAAATGGGGCAAATTCCTCCTCGTTTAAGTTTTATTTTTGGACATACACACAAACCATTTGAAAAAATGATGACTTTTGGTGGTTTTCCACAAGCTGTAAAAGTGTATAATGATGGAGGCTGGGTTGTTGATACAGTTGAGCAACAAGCTTTTCATGGTGGTGCTGTTGTTTTGGTAGATGATAATTTAGATTGTCTTTCACTTCGCATGTATAATGAAGGAAAATATGAAGTTTCGGTAGCAGAAGCAAAATATGACACAGAAGAACATTCAAAATTTTTCAAAACTATTTCTAACTTGATAGATAATGAACACGAACCTTTTGCTAGTTTTTGTAAAGTAATAGAAAAAGAAGTTGCAATTCGTCATGCTTATCTGCGTTCTAGTGTGGAGAGCTAG
- a CDS encoding YceD family protein translates to MKDLRTFEIDIVALKFGSHSFTFNLDNKFFAYCNEHLNGFIEKGDCNAEVILEKNEQLIRATLMIDGTVELVCDRSLDEFDYEVDIEDTILYKYSEEERELTEEIVLITRRTPSINVGELLYEFLMLDIPMKKLHPRFWEEEEEYLNDYSESEDSDNLEDELSDKKERKINFIYSSEENKTEDKSEDKKDSKNKTKPSSENEKIDPRWNILKNLKNNQN, encoded by the coding sequence GTGAAAGACTTACGCACTTTCGAAATTGACATTGTTGCGCTCAAATTTGGTTCGCATTCCTTTACTTTTAATTTGGACAATAAATTCTTTGCTTATTGTAATGAGCATCTAAATGGATTTATTGAAAAAGGAGATTGTAATGCCGAAGTCATTCTCGAAAAAAACGAACAACTTATTCGTGCTACTTTAATGATTGACGGAACTGTGGAACTGGTCTGTGACCGTTCTTTAGATGAGTTTGATTATGAAGTAGATATTGAAGATACAATTCTCTACAAATACAGTGAGGAAGAACGAGAACTTACTGAAGAGATTGTTTTGATAACTCGCAGAACGCCAAGCATTAATGTAGGCGAGCTTTTGTATGAGTTTTTGATGTTGGATATTCCAATGAAAAAGTTGCACCCTCGTTTTTGGGAGGAAGAAGAAGAGTATCTAAATGATTACTCAGAAAGCGAAGATTCTGATAATTTGGAAGATGAATTATCTGACAAAAAAGAACGAAAAATCAATTTCATTTATTCTTCTGAAGAAAACAAAACAGAGGACAAATCAGAAGACAAAAAGGATAGTAAAAACAAAACTAAGCCTTCTTCTGAAAACGAAAAAATAGACCCACGTTGGAATATTTTGAAAAACTTAAAAAATAATCAAAATTAG
- the rpmF gene encoding 50S ribosomal protein L32 yields MAHPKSKISKTRRDKRRTHHKCEAKSISICPNTGEAHLMHRAYYHEGNLYLKGKMIAEFAKEVVVDEDED; encoded by the coding sequence ATGGCACATCCTAAAAGTAAAATTTCCAAAACACGCCGTGATAAGCGTCGTACACACCACAAATGTGAGGCTAAATCAATCTCTATTTGTCCAAACACAGGCGAGGCGCATTTGATGCACCGTGCTTATTATCACGAAGGTAATCTTTATCTTAAAGGTAAAATGATTGCAGAATTTGCAAAAGAAGTAGTAGTAGATGAAGACGAAGATTAA